In the Helianthus annuus cultivar XRQ/B chromosome 11, HanXRQr2.0-SUNRISE, whole genome shotgun sequence genome, one interval contains:
- the LOC110890331 gene encoding 2S seed storage protein-like, with amino-acid sequence MANLTVLSLALASLVAFTTAHTTIVTTIIEDENPISEQRQCSQQLQGQRLNECDMYFMKGMTIDEGYSIPMRRPEEVIQQACCKELQNMDEKCQCEAVKQLYQEALQMVKQQQSVPIFGSQRQKIQKLKQRAQILPNVCNFQSKRCKIGTITTTITESNMEREFSYNNKEHIR; translated from the coding sequence ATGGCAAACCTAACGGTTCTCTCGCTAGCATTGGCCTCCCTTGTAGCTTTCACTACCGCCCACACGACCATCGTCACCACCATCATCGAAGACGAGAACCCAATCTCAGAACAAAGGCAGTGTAGCCAACAGTTACAGGGACAAAGGTTGAACGAGTGTGACATGTATTTCATGAAGGGCATGACTATTGACGAAGGATACTCCATTCCGATGAGGCGGCCAGAGGAAGTTATCCAGCAGGCCTGCTGCAAAGAGCTCCAAAACATGGACGAGAAGTGCCAATGCGAGGCGGTAAAGCAGCTGTACCAAGAAGCCTTGCAGATGGTGAAACAACAACAATCGGTACCCATCTTTGGCTCTCAACGACAGAAGATCCAAAAGTTGAAGCAGAGGGCTCAGATTCTCCCTAACGTATGCAACTTTCAATCAAAACGATGCAAGATTggaaccatcaccaccaccatcactgaGAGCAACATGGAAAGGGAGTTTAGTTATAATAATAAGGAGCACATAAGATAA